Within Peromyscus leucopus breed LL Stock chromosome 7, UCI_PerLeu_2.1, whole genome shotgun sequence, the genomic segment TATTTCACACTTTCACTGTTTGCAGAATGTTTTTTGTATTTGAAACACGGCCTtatttgggtattttgttttgaaaaaggtattttgcctacatatatgtgtctgtgcactacatgtgtgtctggtgccaggTCTTGGAACTGTAcctagactgttgtgagctgccatgtgggtattaggaatcaaacccaggttctctggaagagcagccagtgtcctttaCCTCGGAGGCATCTCTCCAAAGCTCTCATTTGGGTACACGTAAGCTGCATGgaaactcactatacagcccagactgaccttaaagcagtcctcatgcctcagcctttcaagggTTAGAGTTACATGTATGTACCTCACCTGGCCTCAGAGCATCTTTGTTCAAagtctgccttggcttcctgttgtctgctcCTCTCTTTCTGTGCTGCTGGCCCTCACACCATCTTGGACTTGTGCATATCAACTCTGGGTTGGAGGAGGGGTGTCCTAGTTCTGGAGCTTTGACCCTCAACTGAGTTTACAAGCTCAGTTACCTGCCTGCTCCACGTTAGCTCTTTCAAGGGTTCCTGGCTATTAGTGATTTCACCATCCAAGCTAGAGCAGgagcgcgcgcacgtgtgtgtgtgtgtgtgtgtgtgtgtgtgtgtggcgcggcggttggggggtaggggtggtgtCAGGGGAACTCTGGTCTTCTCCATTTTGACTACTGCCATCTCTTCCTGCCATCACTGGGACGTGCACAGGCATTTATTTCATGTTATTTGCAGTCTGGCTGACCTTATTAGGTCCCTCATGCTTATTGGAAATCCTTCCTCTGCTTGTTCTCTTCAACTTTTGGAAGAGCTCACATCTCTGACCTTCAAAGTTCTTCATGACCATGCTCTCTCCTCACTCCCTTCCTGTACATCATGGATTCCAGATGAGCCTTTTTTGATGATCATGGGCACAAGTTGTAATATTCACTGCCTTTTGCTGGAACAAGATTTCAGAGCCTTCCTGACTTGTGATTGTACAAGCCTTTGGCAAAAAGACCTGCAGCCCATGCCTAAGAATTCTTGAGAGCACGAAAATCGTCTTGTGGTTAAAGGAAACTCAAAGTTGACTTATGTCGTGGCTATTGCAGCCCCGTATCGGGGCTCCATGGTACATGTTCCCCGGGggtcctttcctccttcctcagaaTTGACCCAATTCTCCTGACCTTAAACTCCAGGCtgcaggaggtcagaagaaggcatcagatcccctggaactgaagttccagatggtcatgagttgccatgtaggtgctaggaactgaacctgggtcctctgtaagagcagatgTTCTTAaagtgctgagtcatctctccagcctattttTGTATTGATTTGCAGATGCATATGACACTTAAGAGGTACCACATTATACATATTAACTCATTTAACCTACACAACCACTTTGAGGTGGGGGCTGTTACAATCTCCATTTTACAAAAAGATAAGGCTTAAAGAGGCTGAGTAGTAACAGCCACCCTCCAGCtctaacattttttgtttgtttttgtttttaaagacaaggtttctctgtgtagttttggagcctgtcctggaactccctctgtagaccaggtggcctcgaactcacagaggtccacctggctctgcctcccgagtgctgggattaaaggtgtgcgccaccaccaccaccaccaccacctggcctaacattgtgttttttttttttttttttaatggcactTTGTGTATTCCTTATGGTCGTagtctttcctgtcttcctcttctagGATTGTAGCTGCTCGGCTTAATGGTtcccttgatttcttttccttggaGACGCACACTTCCCTCAGCCCCCTGCAGTTCAGAGGTCAGTGGCCTAGGAGCAGCAGGCATCACGCATGGTGGTGAGGGTGTCTGCAAGATGAGACGCCTTTTCAGAACCCGCTCATTGCGCCCCTTCTCCTTAGGGACCCCAGGGCGAGGCAGTTCTCCTTCCTCATCTgtgtacagcagcagcagcagcagcacagtggCCTGTCATCTGACCCACACAGTACCCTGTGCACACCAAAAACCCATCACAGCCCTGAGAGCTGCTGCCGGGCGCCTGGTGACAGGGAGCCAAGACCATACTCTAAGAGTGTGTATTGTTTATCTCTGGGCACTGGTGAGCTGgaaaggggtggggagcagaaggagTTGAGCTGGAGGAGTCCTAGAGGAATGATGGAAGGCCTTTCCTAGCTAAAACATGTAACTTGGAAGGTCCCAGCGACCAGAGCCTACTCATCCCTGTCCTAGGTCTTCCGACTGGAGGATTCGTGTTGCCTTTTTACCCTGCAGGGCCACTCGGGGGCAATCACAACTGTGTACATTGATCAGGTGAGGACCTGTTGTGGGGCTGTGGGGGTGAGATGCACCAACTCAGTCCGGCCCTTGGAAGCAGGAATGGGGTGGGGACGACACCCTTGTTGACAAAGGCACTCAACCCATGATCCAGTTCCCTTGGGCTTCTTTCCCCAGACCATGGTACTGGCCAGTGGAGGACAAGATGGAGCCATCTGCCTGTGGGATGTACTAACAGGTAGCCGGGTCAGCCATACATTTGCTCACCGTGGAGATGTCACCTCCCTCACCTGTACCACCTCCTGTGTCATTAGTAGTGGCTTGGATGACCTTATCAATATCTGGGACCGCAGCACAGGCATCAAGCTTTACTCCATCCAGCAGGTAAGCAGGTCGAGTATAGGCTTGTTGGTGTTTGGGGGATGAACGCACACTgaagccctcctctggccttgcCTCCAGGACCTGGGCTGTGGTGCAAGCTTAGGTGTCATCTCAGATAACCTTCTGGTGACCGGCGGCCAGGGCTGCGTCTCCTTTTGGGACCTAAACTACGGGGACCTGTTACAGACAGTCTACTTGGGCAAGAACAGTGAGGCCCAGCCTGCCCGGCAGATTCTGGTGCTGGACAACGCTGCCATTGTCTGCAACTTTGGCAGTGAGCTCAGCCTAGTGTATGTGCCCTCTGTGCTGGAGAAACTGGACTGAGGGCAGGCCGGCTACGCAACCCCTTGCCCCCACCCAAAGTGGGGCACTGGGGGCAGCAACTCTTTGGACCTAGACTGGAGGCGAGAGCTAGGCATCTTCTCTGCAGCTGACCCAACTGTTGTCTCCTGACTGTAatattaaacttttttaaaaaccacattgACCAGGGGCCTGAGCTGCTTGTTTCAATCTACTCTACTCCTAGACCCTTCTCACAGAGGTTCAAGAAAtgtgatggctgggcagtggtggcgcacaccttttaatcccagcctcggcaggcagatttctgcgagttcaaggacagctaagactacacagagaaaccctgtctcaaaaaaaaaaaaaaaaaaaaaaatgtggtaaggGAGAGAGACGTGTCTGTCACAGTCTTGAGGCGGCAGTGGGTGAACTCAGACATTGGCCACAGAGTAGGTTTATTATTTCAGTAGCCCAGAGCTGAAAGATGTCAGGTTCCACAAAGGAGCAGAGCCTGACCTGAGGCCTGCAGTGCACCTCCATCTGGCAGAGCTGAGGGCAGCAGGGATGGGAGACGTAGTGTAAGGACCAGGGAAGCAAAGCCCATTCAGGTCTTGTTAAGTGTCCAGAGTGGATCCAGGAGGCTTAGGGGGTCATCCGTAGGCTGGGCAGCCCTCAGACCCTGTCCATTGTGGGCCTGTAGAAAGTTCTGCTTGCTCATCCGTTGCTTTCCCCGCAAAGAGCTGTCCAGTGAAAATGCCTCTGGAGTCAGAGAGGCCAACAGCTCCAGGGATGAGGAGGGGGGCCCTAAGCTGGGGGCTTCAGGCACTGGTGGCTCCTCCTCTGGCTGTGGGGCTTCAGGCAGAGgcgaagagagagggggaggaggggaggatgggaCAGGGGTAGGTTCTGGAAGGCTGGCTGGTGGAAGACCTGGGGTTTCTACAAGGCCGGGGAGGCTGGCAGCTGGGGAATCCAAGCCACCTAGGGGCCGGATGCTGAGCTTGGCAATGGTAGCCTGGATGGAACTGATGGGTACATCTCCACCGAGGACCAGATCCTGGGAGTCCTGAGGCAGGTGATTCTGACAAGGTAGAGCTAGTAAGAAGACCGTTTCACCAGGCTGTGACTGTCCCAGCAGAGCCCTCAAGGAACTACCCTTACCTTCTGACTGATGCTCATGCTGGCCACGGGCTTGCCTGGAGGGGGCACACCATGGCGCTGTAGAACCTGCTCCACATGCCTCACCAGTGCCTCATGGCAGAACCTGAGGTGCAGCTAGAGAGACACATTTGGTCTAGTCAGCTGCACAGGGGCCATCCTCAATGGGGAAGACCCAGCTCAACCCAATCCACCCACTCACTTTTTCCTGCAGCATGTGTTTTCTCTGCTGCCTCATCCGCCTCACCAGCTGAGGCAGCTCAGGAATCCCGTTcccagcctctacctcctgcaCCGCTGCATACAGCAGTGCAAAGGCTCCTGTGCGGCCCACTCCAGAGCTGTGGCAAGAAGGAAAGCATAAGGCCAGGCTAAGAGCCCATGGGGTAGCAACCCTCCTTCAGGATGGTGCCAGCTCCCTACCTGCAGTGTACAACAACAGGTGTGTGCAGAGGTCGCTGGTGCAAATAATGTGCATGTACCTCCTGGATGAAGCGCAGCAGGTTGCCAGGACTGTCTGGCAGGCCTCTGCAGGGAAAGGACAGGTATGAACCAGGCCTGATGTGAGAGGCCCGCACCCCCAAGCACCCAAGGAGTTTGCCCTAACTCCCACCATCCAGAACAGTGAACGCACAACTCAGGCCAAGTAGGGAAGTGGAGGTGCACAAGAGAGCGCTTGAGGCTCTGATCACGGAACTGCAGACTCAGCACCCGCTCCACATGGGTTTCGGTAGTGCGAACACTGCTCAGTGCCACGCTCAGGGCTCCGTGCACCATGGGCTGGCCCCTCTCAGTGGGGAAGTAACGTGCCACCTTTTGCTGAAGAACAGACAAGATAGTTAAGGCTAGCTTTCCCGGACTCCCTGCCTCCCCACTCCATAATCTCCTGAATACCCATCTAGGCTCTTACCTTTTCCATTTCTGCCTCAGACACCAGCATGACAATGACTGATACTTTCTGTTCATGCACCATGAGCCAGAAATCAGCAGCAGTGCCAGGCAGTGGGGCCTGGGTGGCCACTAAGGGTGGACAGTACGGCGAGAGCCCCTCCACACAACTAGCATTGATGTAGTCGTCTTTGCCTGAGCGCAACACGACACGGTTACTGTCATAGGGCATGACATCCTGGTGCCGGTTCTTCAGCGAGTAGCAGCGGGCAATGGCAATGGATCGACCTCGGGCATCTTGTTCCTGTGCCTCTTGCAACTCTCTCCAGATTGCATCCAGTGCTCCTACATCCCCCAGCTGTCCCCGAAAggtctccagctcctgctgcagCTGCCGCAGCCTCTCAGGATGTTCATAGGGGTCCTGCTCAATCAGCCGCAGGGCCTGTGGCCGACGGCCTTCAGCTGCATCTACCTTGGTAGGCTGCAGCAGGGGCTGTCCACCCCCAGGAGGCTGAGTACCTCCATGCTGGCTCTCAGGGCTAGAAGACAGCAGGTCTGCAGCTGCAGCACCTCGGCGCAAGCATGGTGGTGGCTCTGCTGTTGGAGGCCGTGAAGGTACTGGACCAGGCCCTGGCGATGGGGCAGGTGAAGGCACCAAGTGGGGACTAGGGGTGGGCTGACTGGCTGGTGGGGGGCCTCGAATAGAAACAGGAGTTGCCGGAGGACCCAGGGGTCTAGGGGAAGGGGCAGGGCCATATGCCAGGGTGGGGTGAGGATGAGGAGGCCCAGGGTTAGGGAAAGGCAGAGCCCCCGAGTGTGGGGGAAGAGGGTCTTGAGATGGGCCTGGATAGAGCTGGCTGTGCAGGGTGGGTGATGGCTGCCCCAAGACACCAGGCTGAGGGGTAAAAGGGTAGGGGAGTGGAGGAAGGATCCTTGGGGCCTGAGATGGGAAgagatgtggatgctggaatgGAAGGGGTTGCTGTGGGGGTTGTGGCCCAAATGAtggttgtgggggtgggggcgggggtgggggctgaggctgaggctgagcttGGGGCCCAATCCTAGGGGCTGGAAAGCCTGTGGGGATCCCAGGAGGGAAGTGGTGCTGTGGCGGAGGGCCTGTGAGGTGCTGTTTGGTCCCTATAGAAAAAGTATAGGGTGTGGGCAGAGGCTGCGGTTGGGGaacaggctgggacacaggctgAGGCACTGGAAAGCAGGGCTGGGGAAGAGCTGGGGTAGGGTTTGGCCGTGGTGCTGTATGGCTAGAGATAGGGGCCTGGACACTATCTACGGTGGTGGTAGCTGGCCGAACTGCCATGGCTAACTCAGGTCCTgagaactggggaggtggagccGAGGGAAGACCTACAACTGGTGGAGGTGGCCCTACCCCCACAAAGGGACTGCTTACAACTCCATGCTGGGGAGAGGATCTGGGTACAAACTCCGATGTGTAGGCGGGGGCTGGGTAGAGGACTGTCCCAGATGCCATGGGCACTGCGGCCCTAGGCTGCATCAGCTGAGTGGGGCCTGAATAGGTTCCAGGGGGTAAGGGTCCTGAGAGATAGTGGGCTGCCGGGCCTGTGGGGCTAGGGTAGGGGCCAGGAGAAAAGTGGAGCGGGGCAGCAGTGCCTAGGAATGGGTCAGGCAGCCGGGAGCCAACCACCATATCAGGGGGTAGGCTGCGCAGCTCGTCAGGTGGGTCTCCAGTCTCTACTGCCTCGCCTCCTCGCGGCGGGAGAGCAATGGTTTGGGGGCTGTGGGCCGAGGTGGTGGTGCCTTCTTCTTCAGCTCCCTAAGGGACAGGCAGGGAAGTAAGACCAGCTcccataaaccaggctggcctgggctgggTCCACAAGGAGCCTAATGCGCACACCCACCTGTCCAGGAGCTGCTGGCGGGCAGCCTCTTGGGCACGACAGATGGACTGTGTCCGTTCCAGCAGGGTGGCTACCTTGCTTTCCAGGTCTGCATAAAAGTCCTTGCCTTCCTGGGACTTCTTCATCAGGTCCTCATAGGCTTCATAGGAAGCCACCAGGGTCTGTAGTGTGGAATTCCACCTTGGTGGGCAAAAGGAAAAGCCAGGATAAGGCTATTTGTAGGGACAGAGCTCCAGATGGGGCTTGGGGTAAGAACAGCGGCAGACACTGACTTCTGGTCCAGTTCACTAAGCACCCGCCGCACAGCTGCGTACTGTACATTGGCCTCAGTCAGTGCCCGGAGGACATTGTCCTGGGCAGCCAGGTTCTGCTCCAGGTACACCTTCAGCTGATCGTACTTCTTCAGCTGTTCCTCAAACAGTTTCTGTGGGAAGAGGGGACAAAAGAACTAAGAAAGAAGCCCAGAGACAGAGCCCTTTCTCGACACTCGTCCAACCCACCTTCATCTCTGAGTGGTCAGTGGTGACCAGGGAGGCAGTGATGTCATCCTTCTGGATCAGCTCTCGGAGCTGCTGTTCCAGGGACACACGCTGGTCCCGCATCTCCTGTACCTTGGCTAGGATGCGCTTCAGGTTTTGCAGCACAGCTTTGTCCTCTGAGGGCAGCAGCAATCAGTGAGGCCAAAGAAAACCCAGCTCCAAGCCTCTCCTGCTAGCAATGGGCGGGGCTTACCTGAGGTAAGGGCTGGCGTGGGTAGGGCAGCCCGCACCTGGTCCAGTGGTCCACTGAGCAGCCGCAAGTTACCAATGTGCAGATTCATAGCGCGGTGCAGCTCGCTGTTGGTGAAGGAAGCCTTTTCATGGACTTCCATGTACTTGGCCCACTCTCGCCTCACCTCTACGAGCTCAGCCTTGGCCGCGGAGGCGCCAGGGGTGGCCCCAGCCTGACCCAGGGTCTCCTGCAGTTTCTGCTCCTGCAGCTCATCTTCCTCCAGCAGATCCCTGATGTCCTTGAGGGAGGCCTCCACATCCGTGAACACACCTGACAGCACTGAagggtatggggggggggcactgaggTAGGCAAACCAGGCACCACTCAGCCCTCTGCCCACAAGACACAGAAATGTCCACTTGGGTCAGAGCTTGTTTCCCAGCACTTGCTAAACTCCACAAATACAAGAAGCCCATGGTTCATGGATCTACAGAAGCATCTGGATGGTGCATGCCTGGGCCAGGGCTTCCCCAGCATCCTCAGTGGAGGAGGCCACGGCAGATGACTTGCATGCTACTCACTACACCTGTCTGCTTCGTGCTTTGCTCACCCTGCATAGACTGGACAAGGTTCTTGACGGTGTCAGGCCGGACACTGAGTGCCGCACATTTCTCCATGAGCTGGGGTGGAATATGGTTGTAGGCATCTAGGTTGTCTACTGTCTCAGGGTCAAGCTGCATTGAATCCATGAACTGactagggaagggagaggggatgaCAGCAGGATCAGATGACAATTGGCTTTGACCCAATTCCTTCCACATAAAGCCTGCTAGTTGACCCCTCCACTGGAACAAGACTGAAACATTGACTGGCAGGCTATGCCCAGACAATGATAGCGACGGTGAGGCAGGACACTCTTCACAGCACATCAACACTCAAAATCTCAATCTAGACTCTGGGCAGGGAGGCAAGAAATCTGGTGTGTACCCTACCCCCACCGCTTGTCCCACACTTACTCTAGGACCTCATTCTTGTCTTCAATCTTAGCCAGCATTTCCCGAAGTAGCTTGGCCTTCTCCTCGCTAAGGAATAAACAGACCAGTTGCTGGAGACCTATATGCTTGAAGGACCTCAAGGACTTCTGTATCAAGCAAAGGAGCTGGTACCTTCTACACACCTGTACAGTGATGAGGCCTCATGGGCAGCCATAGGTACCAATTTGGCGAAGATATCGGGACCTGTAACAGCTGGATCTGTGGGGTTTACTGGCAAGGGCTTCACCAAGGGGGCTCCTAAGAGCAGGGAGTATCACAGAGATCAGGTCCATATGACTCAAGGCAGCTCCTCCCTATTCCATCTTCCTTTGCCAACCCCACTCCTCAGCTTCCCCTCAGCTATCAGACCTTTCACAGGCTGAAGGGTATCCAGGGCTGGCACAGCCTCGTGGTAGATAAAGTCATTATCCTTCTTGGCAGAATTGTATCTGTGAGTGGCGGGGGGAGAGAAATCACAGATTACCAAGGATCCACACACTAGACTCCCACATAGGCCACTGCTCCCTGGCACTGTTAGCTTCCTCCCAAGGGTGCAGAAGAACAagatatttaataagaaaaaccTGACAACCCTAGTCCCACACACTTACTTTCCCCCAATGACATCCATAGCAAATCGAAGTGCATCCTGCACAGTGTCAGGCTGGCcctggagagacagaagagataACCAAGGCCAGTGCTGAGATCAGTTAGCTCAGCTAGCCTTGCCATCTGCCTTCAGAGCTCTGAAAGGCAGTCACACTCATTCATTCAGCTTTACCTTGGCCAACTTGATAGCTTCATTAAGCTTGTCCAGGGCACTCTGGAAGTAGGCCACCTGTGGAGGGCAAAGCCTGGTCTGTCCTATCCTCTTGGACCCTAATGTTCCATCTCCCCATTATGTCCTACTTGATGATCGGATCACTGGTCCTAAGACCAGCAGCTCAGGCAGCAGATGCCAGCCAAGCCAATAGCCCCAAACAGCTCCACCCTGTAGCTTATACCTCCAAAGAGTCATCCTCCCTATAGGGAGCCCATCCTGATTCCTCAGACCCCTAGAATGAGGGGTACAAGGTGGGAAGACGCAAAGCCTACAGAAAGGTTCTGATGGCCTGGCACATGGTGAGGAAGATGAGGGGTCAGGGGAGCAAAGAGGACCACCTACAGTACGCTGTAGAGACAGACTCTTAGAATCCTGGAGCATGTCCTGAGGGTCCCCCTTACCCACAGTCCACTCACCCGTTCCCCAAATTTCTGTTGCTCCTCAGCCTGCTTCCCCATGTGCAGctaggaaagaagaggaggcatCCTGACTTGCTGCCTGAGCTACAGCCACCTGGCCCAGGCCACAACCAGTAACTGCTTGCCTTACATGAGCCACAGCTGCAAAGTAGTAGATCTTCATCTGGACCAACTTCTTCCAGTCTTTCTGGATTCGGCCCAGCAGGGAAGCAGTTTCAGGGTTTTCCAAGGCCCGGCATGCCTCCTTGTAGTAATCTACCACCTAGGAATTGGGATCAGTTCAGTCATCAAGGATCAGGAGCAGAGAGCAAATGCCCATCCTCAGCCCTGTTCCTACCTGTGCACTGATGCGGGCCACCAGAAAGCTCTTCCGGTTGTCCAACATGGACTTCTCCAACAAGCACTCCTGAGCCTGGCCCTAGAGCAACAAGTGCAGGTCAATGCCCTGTTTACCTGAAGGTCCTTCTCTTGGGCGCCAAGGGATGGACCAAAATAGTCCATCCTGGCTGCTCTCTGCTCTAGTCTCCTCAACTCCCAGAATTACCACCCTGTGCCTGATCTACCTGGAACTCAAAAGACCCAATGCCAaggcctccttcctgcctctcccttacTACCTGCAACATGACTGGCCCAGAATCTAGATGAACTGCCTCCTCCCTTAGCCATTTCTTCTCCAATTCAACCTAAAGTTAGGGGTGGTGGCTAACTTCATGACTAACCCcagaaagactgaggcaggaggattggccaTGAATctgaagcaagcctgggctacacagtgagtttcagaccagcctgagctacaaaatgtgacctcatctcaaaacagaaaaacaatttgGCTCACCAGCATGAGGTTAACATTGAGAGTGAGGATCTGGCGACTCATGTCTACACTGAAGGCCTGTGGGAAGTGCTCACGCAAGTAGGCAAAGGCACCCGCTGCGCACTGGAAGTGGGTGCAGGAGACTTTCATGCCCTAGGAGGGAGGAGGTAAAAGATGGCTACTTCCGTAAGGCAGGAATCCTTCAACTTCTGGGAGCTGAGGACACTTGGTGTCCTCCATAGCACACCCACATGTCCACACTGCCCCTCCCCAGTCCTTACCTCCTCAGACACCCGCTTGTCCATAGCCCCCAGCATGGAGTGCAATGCACCTAGAGAGGCAGGGACATTGTTAGGAGAGCCTGGAGATGCTTCCCAGGCTGCCCACACCTGTgttacagagactgaagcagagggGCACCTGTTGTCATCCCGTCAGAAAAACAAGTCCGAGAACTGGGCCAAATCCTTTCTCCTATTATGCACCTGGCTGGGGGTAGAAGAGGGAGGAGCCCCCATGCTTTTCCCTCAGCCAACAGCCACACTGACTTGAGGGGCAATCTAAGGCCAGCCTTATCCTTTCAATCTGAAGCCTTAATAGGGGAGTGAGTGATACTGTCCAGGCAAAGAAAGGCCATGACTCCCCGTTGGAGTGCACAGGGACAAATCTGTGGTAGTCAGACTGGCAGAATAGCTCTTCTAAACAGTgacttcccaggggcccagaaaaCAGCAGAAGTGCCAGTGTAGCTGtggtagaggcagaggaagggtcAGATCGCAGGCATCTTCCTTTCATTCAGCCATAGACTTTTTGGCCATCTGACCTGATTGAGCTGAGACCCAGGGCTGGCAGGGCTTGGCGTAGGTCCCATGGAAGGATCAAGCAGCTTACCAAGGTTGTAGAGAATACAGGCCTGCTCGTACTTGATGTCTTCATGGGCCACAGACTTTCCTGAGAAGATCTCAGTCCTGCAGACATGCATCTCAGTCATCTAGAGGGAAGGGCCTGGGCCCAAGGGTCAGGGAAGGGGACCAACCACTCCAGTATGAGACAGAGGTCTATGGGAGACCACACTAACACTCCCCATCCTgtgcaaggagagaggagagggaaagggatcATGCCTACCACCCAAGTATCCCGGCTGTCCAAGTACCTTCTAAGTTCTCAACTTCCCAGCCCAGCCTACCAGCTCTCACCAGGTGACAGCTACAGCGGCCTCCTGGCCTGAGCCCATGGGCACCCGACTCTGCAGGTAGTGTAGCTGGCCAAGATACTTTCGAAGGACACTGCAGCCCTCAAAGTCCCGTGCAACACGAATAGCATTCTGGGAATTAGGATGGAAGGAACAGGCTCACTATCATTAGAGATTTCAAAGAAAGCTCTATCTACACCTACAGTTGTTGGACATACCATACTGCCAGCCAAGGCTGGTAGATGCAGTCTGTCCACATTTCTAGAAGATACTCTACAATATGCCTTAAAATTTTGACTATATTCGAcgttaaaaaatattattttatgcatgtgtgcatcacatgtgtgcctggtgtctgtggaggtcagaagaaggaactggatcccctggaacttgagttacagacagttgtgaactgccatgtaggtgctgggaactgaacctgaatcctctagaagagcagccagtgctcttaactgctgagccatctctcc encodes:
- the Ptpn23 gene encoding LOW QUALITY PROTEIN: tyrosine-protein phosphatase non-receptor type 23 (The sequence of the model RefSeq protein was modified relative to this genomic sequence to represent the inferred CDS: inserted 1 base in 1 codon), which produces MEAVPRMPMIWLDLKEAGDFHFQSAVKKFVLKNYGENPEAYNEELKKLELLRQNAIRVARDFEGCSVLRKYLGQLHYLQSRVPMGSGQEAAVAVTWTEIFSGKSVAHEDIKYEQACILYNLGALHSMLGAMDKRVSEEGMKVSCTHFQCAAGAFAYLREHFPQAFSVDMSRQILTLNVNLMLGQAQECLLEKSMLDNRKSFLVARISAQVVDYYKEACRALENPETASLLGRIQKDWKKLVQMKIYYFAAVAHLHMGKQAEEQQKFGERVAYFQSALDKLNEAIKLAKGQPDTVQDALRFAMDVIGGKYNSAKKDNDFIYHEAVPALDTLQPVKGAPLVKPLPVNPTDPAVTGPDIFAKLVPMAAHEASSLYSEEKAKLLREMLAKIEDKNEVLDQFMDSMQLDPETVDNLDAYNHIPPQLMEKCAALSVRPDTVKNLVQSMQVLSGVFTDVEASLKDIRDLLEEDELQEQKLQETLGQAGATPGASAAKAELVEVRREWAKYMEVHEKASFTNSELHRAMNLHIGNLRLLSGPLDQVRAALPTPALTSEDKAVLQNLKRILAKVQEMRDQRVSLEQQLRELIQKDDITASLVTTDHSEMKKLFEEQLKKYDQLKVYLEQNLAAQDNVLRALTEANVQYAAVRRVLSELDQKWNSTLQTLVASYEAYEDLMKKSQEGKDFYADLESKVATLLERTQSICRAQEAARQQLLDRELKKKAPPPRPTAPKPLLSRREEXEAVETGDPPDELRSLPPDMVVGSRLPDPFLGTAAPLHFSPGPYPSPTGPAAHYLSGPLPPGTYSGPTQLMQPRAAVPMASGTVLYPAPAYTSEFVPRSSPQHGVVSSPFVGVGPPPPVVGLPSAPPPQFSGPELAMAVRPATTTVDSVQAPISSHTAPRPNPTPALPQPCFPVPQPVSQPVPQPQPLPTPYTFSIGTKQHLTGPPPQHHFPPGIPTGFPAPRIGPQAQPQPQPPPPPPPPQPSFGPQPPQQPLPFQHPHLFPSQAPRILPPLPYPFTPQPGVLGQPSPTLHSQLYPGPSQDPLPPHSGALPFPNPGPPHPHPTLAYGPAPSPRPLGPPATPVSIRGPPPASQPTPSPHLVPSPAPSPGPGPVPSRPPTAEPPPCLRRGAAAADLLSSSPESQHGGTQPPGGGQPLLQPTKVDAAEGRRPQALRLIEQDPYEHPERLRQLQQELETFRGQLGDVGALDAIWRELQEAQEQDARGRSIAIARCYSLKNRHQDVMPYDSNRVVLRSGKDDYINASCVEGLSPYCPPLVATQAPLPGTAADFWLMVHEQKVSVIVMLVSEAEMEKQKVARYFPTERGQPMVHGALSVALSSVRTTETHVERVLSLQFRDQSLKRSLVHLHFPTWPELGLPDSPGNLLRFIQEVHAHYLHQRPLHTPVVVHCSSGVGRTGAFALLYAAVQEVEAGNGIPELPQLVRRMRQQRKHMLQEKLHLRFCHEALVRHVEQVLQRHGVPPPGKPVASMSISQKNHLPQDSQDLVLGGDVPISSIQATIAKLSIRPLGGLDSPAASLPGLVETPGLPPASLPEPTPVPSSPPPPLSSPLPEAPQPEEEPPVPEAPSLGPPSSSLELLASLTPEAFSLDSSLRGKQRMSKQNFLQAHNGQGLRAAQPTDDPLSLLDPLWTLNKT